From Chryseobacterium joostei, the proteins below share one genomic window:
- a CDS encoding PadR family transcriptional regulator, translated as MNTENTKAQMRKGILEFCILSLINNREMYVSDLIDELKKGKLDVVEGTLYPLLTRLKNGEFLSYRWEESTGGPPRKYYQITEKGKLFLDELLNTWNELTASVNQITQQN; from the coding sequence ATGAATACTGAAAATACCAAAGCGCAAATGCGAAAAGGGATTCTGGAATTCTGTATTCTAAGTCTCATCAATAATCGCGAAATGTATGTTTCCGATCTTATAGATGAACTGAAAAAAGGAAAACTGGATGTAGTGGAAGGGACCCTCTACCCTCTTCTTACAAGACTTAAAAATGGAGAGTTTCTCTCCTACAGATGGGAAGAATCTACCGGGGGACCACCCAGAAAATATTATCAAATTACAGAAAAAGGAAAACTTTTCCTGGATGAACTTCTCAATACGTGGAATGAGCTTACAGCCTCAGTAAACCAAATCACCCAACAAAATTAA
- a CDS encoding XAC2610-related protein encodes MEIFTETVEFTFTITMNILNYYKGLSAFILLGPVCFGQYQFEVKDASKNYDAVIHIENCYNDGCMGKGTVELFDNKNAKVQTFTSDNLVLSFENDQKPMPGKMIQLKKEQSPVVFDDFNFDGTEDIAIRNGNLGNYSSASYDVYVFNSTRMAFVKSKELTDIASSYFDLFETDPVRKRLICYGKSGCCNFFTTEYRVIPNKGLDKVLEKEEDKSDEKYVKVITQEKINNKWITKTKVYPAEEYHK; translated from the coding sequence ATGGAGATTTTTACAGAAACAGTTGAATTCACATTTACTATTACCATGAATATTTTAAATTACTACAAAGGTTTATCTGCCTTTATTTTATTAGGGCCTGTGTGTTTTGGACAATATCAATTTGAGGTTAAAGATGCGTCGAAAAACTACGATGCTGTGATCCATATTGAAAACTGTTATAATGACGGATGTATGGGTAAGGGAACTGTAGAATTGTTTGATAACAAAAATGCCAAGGTACAAACTTTTACGTCTGATAATCTGGTGCTAAGTTTCGAAAATGATCAAAAACCGATGCCGGGAAAAATGATTCAACTAAAAAAGGAACAAAGTCCTGTGGTTTTTGATGACTTTAATTTTGACGGAACGGAGGACATAGCAATAAGAAATGGAAATCTTGGTAACTATAGCAGTGCTTCTTATGATGTATATGTGTTTAACAGTACAAGGATGGCCTTTGTAAAAAGTAAAGAGCTTACAGACATTGCATCAAGCTATTTTGATCTTTTTGAAACGGATCCTGTTCGTAAACGTTTGATTTGCTATGGAAAGTCGGGATGTTGTAATTTTTTTACCACAGAATATAGGGTGATTCCGAATAAAGGACTGGATAAGGTACTTGAAAAGGAAGAGGATAAGAGTGATGAAAAGTATGTAAAGGTGATTACACAAGAAAAAATAAATAATAAATGGATTACCAAAACCAAGGTATATCCAGCCGAAGAATATCATAAATAA